The following are encoded in a window of Amycolatopsis lexingtonensis genomic DNA:
- a CDS encoding Kelch repeat-containing protein, giving the protein MAAPTVTPVGTWTPAGTLPAPAAWYGQHDGPVLLAGGDVLVAGGADAGGASVPDTAVFDTAHTQWRPAAGGLHTPRRLHTLTRLANGKVLAVGGLNGSTGLPSAELFDPGTGSWTPTASLETARWGHTATLLDDGTVLVTGGSTARAGDGTTALRSAERFDPDPDHPAWHPAPAMTDARTAHTAVRLANGLVLVVGGVAPVGAADDPALAFCELYDPGHDKWTTTGSLRHGRRHHRATLLSGGAVLVTGGTAPGSPGTTPFDPFSQRTVERFDPGAGTWTEKEPMPSGRAFHRAVALPDDQLLVVGGAPGDRDESGFRSALVYDAGKDKWTTAPGLRDGRWSFGALALADGRILVAGGVARSGLAAADPGVTELIATAEVSGETP; this is encoded by the coding sequence ATGGCCGCGCCAACCGTGACACCCGTCGGGACGTGGACGCCCGCCGGCACCCTGCCCGCCCCGGCCGCCTGGTACGGCCAGCACGACGGGCCCGTACTCCTCGCCGGCGGGGACGTCCTCGTGGCCGGCGGCGCGGACGCCGGCGGGGCCTCGGTCCCGGACACCGCCGTCTTCGACACCGCGCACACCCAGTGGCGCCCGGCGGCCGGCGGCCTGCACACGCCGCGGCGGCTGCACACGCTCACCCGCCTCGCGAACGGCAAGGTCCTCGCGGTCGGCGGGCTCAACGGCTCGACCGGCCTCCCTTCGGCCGAGCTGTTCGACCCCGGAACGGGCTCGTGGACCCCGACCGCGTCGCTGGAGACGGCGCGCTGGGGGCACACCGCCACGCTGCTCGACGACGGGACCGTCCTGGTCACCGGCGGCAGCACGGCCCGCGCCGGCGACGGCACGACCGCCCTGCGGTCCGCCGAGCGGTTCGACCCCGACCCGGACCACCCCGCCTGGCACCCCGCGCCGGCGATGACCGACGCGCGGACCGCCCACACCGCGGTCCGGCTCGCGAACGGGCTCGTCCTGGTCGTCGGCGGGGTCGCCCCGGTCGGCGCCGCCGACGACCCGGCGCTCGCGTTCTGCGAGCTGTACGACCCCGGGCACGACAAGTGGACGACGACCGGCAGCCTCCGGCACGGCCGGCGCCACCACCGGGCGACCCTGCTGTCCGGCGGTGCCGTGCTGGTCACCGGTGGCACCGCGCCCGGTTCGCCGGGCACGACGCCGTTCGACCCGTTCAGCCAGCGGACCGTCGAGCGGTTCGACCCGGGCGCCGGCACGTGGACGGAAAAGGAGCCCATGCCCTCGGGCCGGGCGTTCCACCGCGCCGTGGCGCTGCCGGACGACCAGCTGCTGGTGGTCGGCGGCGCGCCGGGCGACCGCGACGAGTCCGGCTTCCGCAGCGCGCTCGTCTACGACGCGGGCAAGGACAAGTGGACGACCGCGCCCGGGCTGCGGGACGGGCGCTGGTCGTTCGGCGCGCTGGCGCTGGCGGACGGCCGGATCCTGGTCGCGGGCGGGGTCGCCCGGTCCGGCCTGGCCGCCGCCGACCCCGGCGTCACGGAATTGATCGCGACCGCCGAGGTTTCCGGGGAAACACCGTGA